From the Deinococcus radiophilus genome, one window contains:
- a CDS encoding asparaginase, producing the protein MSSVDTAPKRLTVIHTGGTIASRPQATGAAGVMPQGTPSLPELPGVQVRDLSPFTLPSPHIKPRHMLELAHLIEEVAPQSDGIVVTHGTDTLEETAYALHLLVGTQIPVVLTGSMRHMEEASWDGPGNLLDAAGVALHPATHGRGPLVVFGGDIFDARTVTKVHSTAVDAFGGYPGPIGRIDRLEEQAHVRYFARPEERPTYQPAALDARVDILYAYAGWEGEGFAEALERSDGLVIAALGAGNLPAELLPLVAQAREVGKPVVLATRTDAGAVIPAYGYPGGGATLQAAGGVPASFLNAHKARILLLVLLSLGRSSAQIAAAFCSQGQDR; encoded by the coding sequence ATGTCCTCCGTTGACACTGCCCCCAAACGCCTAACGGTCATCCATACCGGCGGAACCATCGCCAGTCGCCCGCAAGCCACGGGGGCGGCGGGCGTGATGCCGCAGGGCACCCCCAGCTTGCCAGAACTGCCCGGTGTGCAGGTGCGTGACCTGTCCCCATTCACGCTGCCCAGTCCGCACATCAAGCCCCGGCACATGCTGGAGCTGGCTCACCTGATAGAGGAGGTGGCCCCACAGTCGGACGGCATCGTAGTCACGCACGGCACCGACACGCTCGAAGAAACCGCCTACGCCCTGCACCTGCTGGTGGGCACCCAGATTCCTGTGGTTCTGACCGGATCCATGCGCCACATGGAGGAGGCTTCCTGGGACGGTCCCGGCAATCTGCTGGACGCGGCGGGTGTGGCCCTGCACCCAGCCACCCACGGGCGCGGGCCGCTGGTGGTCTTCGGTGGTGACATCTTTGATGCCCGCACTGTCACCAAGGTGCACAGCACGGCGGTAGACGCCTTCGGTGGGTATCCCGGCCCCATCGGGCGGATTGACCGACTGGAAGAGCAGGCGCATGTGCGCTACTTTGCCCGCCCGGAGGAGCGCCCGACCTACCAGCCAGCGGCGCTGGACGCCCGCGTGGACATCCTGTATGCCTACGCGGGCTGGGAAGGTGAGGGTTTCGCGGAGGCACTGGAGCGCTCGGACGGGTTGGTGATTGCCGCGCTGGGGGCGGGCAATCTACCTGCCGAACTGCTGCCACTGGTAGCCCAGGCCCGCGAGGTAGGCAAGCCAGTGGTGCTGGCCACCCGTACCGACGCTGGCGCAGTCATTCCGGCCTATGGGTACCCCGGCGGCGGAGCCACGCTCCAGGCCGCCGGGGGGGTGCCCGCCAGTTTTCTCAACGCCCACAAGGCGCGAATCCTGCTGCTGGTGTTGCTCAGCCTGGGTCGTTCTTCAGCCCAAATCGCTGCAGCATTTTGCTCACAAGGCCAGGACCGGTAG
- a CDS encoding GNAT family N-acetyltransferase: MGDAQALHRIYQASPDYFRMLGTDIPTISEVETELGLALMDASRHVELIEHHDRAAGVLDWKVAYPDSADVTVNLLLLRPDERSAGLGSRVMWDLESRLPSETRRLMASVLGENPAAARFWERLGYEFAVDARPIMTWYAKPLHAVRQPETNLISLGLSVPALPQGTHKPV; this comes from the coding sequence TTGGGAGACGCACAGGCACTACACCGGATTTATCAGGCGTCGCCTGACTATTTCCGAATGCTGGGCACTGATATCCCCACCATCAGCGAGGTCGAAACAGAGCTGGGCCTGGCCCTGATGGACGCTTCACGGCATGTGGAGCTGATTGAGCATCATGACCGCGCTGCCGGGGTGTTGGATTGGAAAGTGGCCTACCCCGATTCGGCAGACGTGACGGTCAATTTGCTGCTGCTGCGTCCTGACGAACGCAGTGCGGGCCTGGGCAGCCGCGTCATGTGGGACCTGGAGAGCCGCCTACCATCCGAGACACGCCGCCTGATGGCTTCGGTTCTGGGCGAGAATCCGGCGGCAGCCCGCTTCTGGGAGCGTCTGGGCTACGAATTCGCTGTGGACGCCCGCCCGATCATGACCTGGTATGCCAAGCCGCTCCATGCTGTGCGCCAGCCCGAGACCAACCTGATCTCACTTGGCCTGAGTGTTCCGGCATTGCCCCAGGGAACCCACAAACCTGTCTGA
- a CDS encoding TatD family hydrolase, whose translation MIDTHCHLDYLDDPASARGELGLSGMVCIGAGPEHARSAVALAEQFPDVWATVGIHPTATQEDTPQARAELERLAEHPRVVGIGESGLDDYWDDTQRAAQVSALEWQLDLAGRLHKPLVIHVRDKKGEDSAVAGLLDVLPAWPEVTLILHCFSGNADLLAYGLERGCYFGFAGNVTYKNAPDIQAAAQVVPLERLLLETDAPFLAPVPRRGKPNRPGYVRHTLDFVAGLRGLDPAALETQTTHNASRVYQLPLL comes from the coding sequence ATGATTGATACCCACTGCCACCTGGATTATCTGGATGACCCCGCCTCTGCCCGCGGCGAGCTGGGCCTGAGCGGCATGGTCTGTATCGGCGCAGGACCGGAACATGCCCGCAGCGCCGTGGCCCTGGCCGAGCAGTTCCCAGACGTCTGGGCCACGGTGGGCATTCACCCCACCGCCACGCAGGAGGACACCCCGCAGGCCCGCGCCGAGCTGGAGCGGCTGGCCGAGCACCCCCGCGTGGTCGGCATTGGCGAGAGCGGACTGGACGACTACTGGGACGATACCCAGCGGGCGGCGCAAGTGTCGGCATTGGAGTGGCAACTGGACCTGGCCGGACGCTTACACAAACCGCTGGTCATCCATGTACGCGATAAGAAAGGCGAAGACAGCGCAGTGGCGGGACTGCTGGACGTGCTGCCCGCCTGGCCGGAAGTGACGCTGATTTTGCACTGTTTCTCAGGGAATGCCGACCTGCTGGCCTATGGCCTGGAACGCGGCTGCTACTTCGGCTTTGCGGGCAACGTGACCTACAAGAATGCCCCCGACATTCAGGCGGCGGCCCAGGTGGTCCCCCTAGAGCGCCTGCTGCTGGAAACCGATGCGCCTTTCCTGGCCCCAGTGCCCAGGCGCGGCAAGCCCAACCGTCCCGGATATGTGCGGCACACGCTGGACTTTGTGGCGGGTCTGCGTGGCTTGGACCCTGCCGCCCTGGAAACTCAGACCACCCACAATGCCAGTCGTGTCTACCAACTGCCCCTCTTGTAA
- the hemC gene encoding hydroxymethylbilane synthase gives MRTVTVGTRGSTLALSQTRWAVERLKEQWPETDFRIQTIVTGGDKNRASLQSMAKAGDKGFWIKEIQEALLSKSIDIAVHSLRDLPTEQTEGLEIGAIPKRVDARDVLVGAEGFKALADLPEGARIGTSSVRRRAFLKAFRRDLQIIPVRGNIETRMGAVATDDYDAVILAGAGLIRTDQRHRADEFVSSDILLPAPGQGALALEVRADDDLISEVVYAINDAVTDDRVTAEREFLAGLGAGCLAPVGAFATVKGELLTLEGWVGAVDGSKVIKATTTGERGECADLGAELAEDMLAQGARALIELVREE, from the coding sequence GTGCGTACCGTAACTGTCGGCACCCGTGGCAGCACGCTGGCCCTTTCGCAGACCCGCTGGGCCGTGGAGCGTCTCAAGGAGCAGTGGCCCGAAACCGACTTCCGTATCCAGACCATCGTCACTGGCGGCGACAAGAACCGCGCCAGCCTGCAAAGCATGGCCAAAGCCGGGGACAAGGGCTTCTGGATCAAGGAGATTCAAGAGGCGCTGCTCAGCAAAAGCATTGATATTGCGGTGCATTCGCTCAGGGACCTGCCCACCGAGCAGACTGAGGGACTGGAGATCGGCGCGATTCCCAAACGGGTGGACGCCCGCGACGTGCTGGTCGGGGCCGAAGGTTTCAAGGCGCTGGCTGATCTGCCCGAAGGAGCGCGGATCGGGACCAGCTCGGTGCGCCGCCGGGCTTTCCTCAAGGCGTTTCGCCGTGACCTGCAAATCATTCCGGTGCGCGGCAACATCGAAACGCGCATGGGCGCAGTGGCCACCGACGACTATGACGCCGTGATCCTGGCGGGTGCAGGCCTGATCCGCACCGATCAGCGCCACCGCGCCGATGAATTCGTCAGCTCCGATATCCTCCTGCCTGCGCCGGGGCAAGGCGCGCTGGCCCTCGAAGTCCGCGCCGACGACGATCTGATCAGTGAAGTGGTGTACGCCATCAACGACGCTGTGACCGACGACCGCGTGACCGCCGAGCGTGAATTTTTAGCAGGTCTGGGCGCGGGCTGCCTGGCTCCGGTGGGGGCCTTTGCCACCGTCAAGGGCGAGTTGCTGACCCTGGAAGGCTGGGTCGGTGCGGTGGACGGCTCTAAGGTGATCAAGGCGACAACGACAGGCGAGCGAGGCGAATGCGCCGACCTGGGTGCCGAACTGGCTGAGGACATGCTGGCCCAGGGAGCCCGCGCCCTGATTGAACTGGTACGGGAAGAGTAG
- a CDS encoding tRNA dihydrouridine synthase — translation MSGFYANRLSRPGAVLAPMAGYSDAPMRQLAAEQGALWTVSEMISARGLLEHDGPDLTLGRPYPGEQNRVVQLFGALPEFLAPAVQRVEEWFAPAAIDLNMGCPVPKVRGKGGACLLQTPEVAYELIRAMKSATSLDVSAKIRLGWDEDRSVEVAQGLDEAGVAVISVHGRTSKQRYTGEADWEAIARVAESVDVPVIGSGDITTLDRAQQRSRLGVASVMIGRGAVGNPWLFRALASGDGRYPSAAVRARTALRHAELQAEFYGEDRFGVRSVKPLRKVLPKYLPDHPQLRDELVKVLTVEDVARVLAPLLQQEEELPTQP, via the coding sequence GTGAGTGGGTTTTATGCCAATCGACTGAGCCGCCCTGGTGCGGTGCTGGCCCCGATGGCGGGCTACAGTGACGCGCCGATGCGTCAGCTGGCCGCCGAGCAGGGGGCTCTGTGGACCGTCAGCGAGATGATCAGCGCCCGGGGTCTACTGGAACATGACGGCCCTGACCTGACCCTGGGCCGCCCCTATCCCGGCGAGCAAAACCGGGTGGTGCAACTGTTCGGGGCTCTGCCGGAATTCCTGGCCCCGGCGGTACAGCGGGTCGAGGAGTGGTTTGCACCTGCCGCCATCGACCTGAACATGGGTTGCCCAGTGCCCAAGGTGCGCGGCAAGGGCGGAGCCTGTCTGCTGCAAACGCCTGAAGTCGCCTATGAACTGATCCGGGCCATGAAAAGTGCGACCAGCCTGGATGTCAGCGCCAAAATCCGTCTGGGCTGGGACGAGGACCGCAGCGTTGAGGTGGCGCAGGGTCTGGACGAAGCAGGGGTGGCGGTCATCAGCGTGCATGGGCGCACTTCAAAGCAGCGCTATACCGGAGAGGCCGACTGGGAGGCGATTGCCCGTGTGGCCGAAAGTGTGGACGTGCCCGTGATCGGCTCCGGGGACATCACCACGCTGGATAGGGCCCAGCAGCGCTCGCGCCTGGGCGTGGCAAGTGTGATGATTGGGCGCGGCGCAGTGGGCAATCCCTGGCTGTTCCGGGCGCTGGCCAGCGGGGACGGGCGCTACCCCAGCGCTGCTGTCCGTGCCCGCACCGCCCTGCGCCACGCCGAGTTGCAGGCCGAGTTCTACGGCGAGGACCGCTTTGGCGTGCGCTCAGTGAAACCACTGCGTAAGGTGTTGCCCAAATATCTGCCCGATCACCCGCAGCTGCGCGATGAACTGGTGAAGGTGCTGACGGTGGAGGATGTGGCGCGGGTGCTGGCCCCGCTGCTTCAGCAAGAGGAAGAACTGCCCACGCAGCCCTGA